The DNA segment CTTCTACCCCGTCTCCCTCGACCGTTTCATCACCGAGATCCTCGACCAGGAGTTCCGGCAATAGAATCACCCGCTCTCGAAGCGCTGACCGGCCAGGACGTGCTCCGCCGGCGGGACGCTCTCGTGGTCCTGCTCCAAGACGTGGTGGACGGCGGCGCGTCTGTGGGCTTCCTGCCGCCACTCGGCGCCGAAGAGGCGAGGGCGTACTGGGACAGCGTGGCGGCGGCGCTCGAAGCCGGCGGCAGGCGGCTCTGGATCGCGCGCGCCGCCGACGGCGGCATCGTTGGCACCGTGCAGCTCGACTTGGCCTCACAGGCCAACGGCCGCCACCGCGCCGAGGTGATCAAGCTGATGGTGCTGAGCTCGGCGCTCCGTCGGGGCATCGGTCGCCTGCTGATGGAGGCCGCCGAGGCCGAGGCGCGAAAGCTCGGGCGCGCGACGCTCGTGCTCGACACACGCCAGGGCGACCCGTCGGAGGCGCTCTACCGCGGGATGGGCTGGCAGCCCGCCGGCACGATCCCGCGCTACGCGCGGAGCGCCGACGGCACACTCCATACCACCGCGTTCTACTACAAACTGTTGTAAACGTTCACCGGCGTGTGCGGCGGGGAGCCATCCGGCGACGAATCCTGCTCGTCTCCGCGCCGAATCGCAATGGCTTGCCTGTTCGCCGAGGCCTGCGGCGCAGCGCCGCCACCTGCTTTTGAAGTCCAACTTCGGGCTCTACCAGCCGGCGCAGGAACTGCTTGAGGGCATCCCGGGCGAAATATCGGGGGTCCAGTTGAAAGACGCGCGTGCGCCCGACTGAGCGCCCCGCCGCAATCCCGTCGACCTCGAGGCTCTGCAGCGCTCTCTGCACACCAGACAGAGGTGCGTCAAGCACCCGTGCGAGCTCCCTCGGGTAGGATTCGACGAGCAACGAGAGCGCCAGGAGGACTCGCGTCCGCGTCCCTCCCCCGAACGGACTCGAATTCATAATGACCATAGTAAGTGGTCATATGACCACGTTTCGTGGTCATATGTCAAGCTGTGAGTGCCGGGCCGCCGAGTCGGGCACATCGGGTACACTCGTCGGGATGCGCGCGTACCTGCTCTCGCGGCTCGCCCAGACGGCGCTCGTCGTCTTCCTCTCGCTGACCGCCGTCTTCTTCCTGGTGCGGCTGTCGGGCGACCCGGTGCTGCTCTTCCTGCCGATGGACATCCAAGCCAAGGACGTCAACGAGTTCCGCCAGCGTCTCGGCTTCAACGATCCCCTGCCCGTCCAGTACGCGCGCTTCGTTTCGGGCGCCGTGCGAGGAGATTTCGGCGAGTCGCTCCGCTACAGGCGCGACGCGCTCCGCCTCGTGCTCGAGCGCCTGCCCGCCACGCTCGAGCTGGGCGTCACCGCGCTCCTCCTAACCTTCTGCCTCGCGATACCCGTTGGCATCCTCTCCGCCACCAGGCGCGGCAGTCTCTTCGACTACGTCGGCATGGGCGCGTCGGTCCTGGGTCAGGCCATTCCCGGCTTCTGGCTCGGGCTCATGCTGATCTATTTCTTCTCCGTGCGCCTCGGCTGGCTGCCGACGGGGGGCATGGGCGGCCCGGCCCACTTCGTCATGCCGTGCGTGGTGCTGGCGTCCTTCTACGCGGCGCGCATCGCGCGCCTCACGCGCTCGTCCGTGCTCGACACGCTGAACGAGGAGTACGTGCTGACGGCGCGGGCCAAGGGGCTCGCCGAGTGGATCGTGATCGGCAAGCACACACTCAAGAACT comes from the Candidatus Methylomirabilota bacterium genome and includes:
- a CDS encoding GNAT family N-acetyltransferase is translated as MLRRRDALVVLLQDVVDGGASVGFLPPLGAEEARAYWDSVAAALEAGGRRLWIARAADGGIVGTVQLDLASQANGRHRAEVIKLMVLSSALRRGIGRLLMEAAEAEARKLGRATLVLDTRQGDPSEALYRGMGWQPAGTIPRYARSADGTLHTTAFYYKLL
- a CDS encoding ABC transporter permease, with the protein product MRAYLLSRLAQTALVVFLSLTAVFFLVRLSGDPVLLFLPMDIQAKDVNEFRQRLGFNDPLPVQYARFVSGAVRGDFGESLRYRRDALRLVLERLPATLELGVTALLLTFCLAIPVGILSATRRGSLFDYVGMGASVLGQAIPGFWLGLMLIYFFSVRLGWLPTGGMGGPAHFVMPCVVLASFYAARIARLTRSSVLDTLNEEYVLTARAKGLAEWIVIGKHTLKNSAIPIVTLAGLETGQLLGGAVITETIFAWPGLGRLTVQALQNRDFPVVLAAVFVISVTYTLINLAVDLLYGWLDPRTRREVAL